A window of the Juglans microcarpa x Juglans regia isolate MS1-56 chromosome 5D, Jm3101_v1.0, whole genome shotgun sequence genome harbors these coding sequences:
- the LOC121264141 gene encoding vacuolar-sorting receptor 6-like produces MMAMEKKTCMAFLVKLLTALVLVLISVLENHEVGARFVVEKSSITVLSPMNMHSKRDGAIGNFGVPDYGGYLAGSLVYPEKGSNGCEAFEGDKPFKSKFSRPNVLLLDRGGCYFALKVWNGQQAGAAAVLVADNVDEPLITMDSPAESIDSDGYIEKIGIPSALIEKSFGESLKEGLKKKEDVIIRIDWREAVPHPDERVEYEFWTNTNDECGARCDEQMDFVRNFRGHAQILEKGGYTLFTPHYITWYCPLAFIHSSRCKSQCINNGRYCAPDPEKDFGEGYQGKDVVLENLRQLCVHRVANESNRPWVWWDYATDFHIRCSMKEKRYSKDCAEYVIEALGLPIEKIRKCIGDPEADMENEVLRTEQELQVGRGSRGDVTILPTVVINNVQYRGKLERSAVLKAICAGFKETTDPPVCLSGDIETNECAHEHNGGCWRDTRSNVTACKDTFRGRVCECPVVNGVQYQGDGYTSCTPFGSARCSIYNGGCWSEVRDGLTFSACSESDLHGCRCPLGFHGDGQKCEDVDECKEHSRCRCNGCSCRNTWGSYECKCKGDLLYIKEQDACIERNRSRFGWFPSFLVLAALAAACIAGYIFYKYRLRSYMDTEIMAIMSQYMPLDNQHDNQVQTDQAEPLRRGSV; encoded by the exons ATGATGGCCATGGAGAAGAAAACTTGCATGGCTTTTCTCGTGAAGCTGCTGACAGCTTTGGTTTTGGTATTAATATCAGTTCTTGAGAATCATGAAGTGGGTGCAAGGTTTGTGGTGGAGAAGAGTAGTATTACTGTTCTATCTCCCATGAACATGCATTCAAAGCGCGACGGCGCCATAGGGAACTTTGGAGTTCCAGATTATGGAGGCTATCTGGCGGGCTCTCTGGTCTATCCCGAGAAAGGCTCCAACGGGTGCGAGGCCTTTGAGGGTGATAAGCCTTTCAAGTCCAAATTCTCTCGCCCCAATGTTCTTCTTCTTGACCGAGGAG GATGCTACTTTGCCTTGAAAGTATGGAATGGACAACAGGCAGGAGCTGCAGCTGTTTTAGTGGCTGATAACGTTGACGAGCCTCTAATTACCATGGATTCTCCCGCGGAAAGCATTGATTCAGATGGGTACATAGAGAAGATTGGAATTCCATCAGCTTTGATAGAGAAGTCTTTTGGCGAAAGCTTGAAGGAAGgtctgaaaaaaaaagaggacgTTATAATAAGAATAGACTGGAGAGAGGCTGTGCCCCATCCAGATGAGAGGGTTGAGTATGAGTTTTGGACGAACACCAACGACGAATGTGGGGCTCGCTGCGACGAGCAGATGGATTTTGTGAGGAATTTCAGGGGCCACGCTCAGATTCTTGAGAAGGGGGGTTACACCCTTTTCACACCACACTACATAACTTGGTACTGCCCGCTCGCATTCATCCATAGCAGTCGATGCAAATCTCAGTGCATAAACAATGGAAGATACTGTGCTCCAGACCCAGAGAAAGATTTTGGAGAGGGATATCAAGGGAAAGATGTGGTCCTTGAGAACTTGAGGCAGCTCTGTGTGCATAGAGTCGCCAACGAGAGCAACCGGCCATGGGTTTGGTGGGATTATGCTACAGATTTCCATATTAGGTGTTCCATGAAGGAGAAGAGATATAGCAAGGATTGTGCTGAGTATGTCATTGAAGCACTTG GTCTTCCCATCGAGAAGATTAGAAAGTGCATCGGTGACCCTGAAGCTGATATGGAAAATGAAGTCCTAAGAACTGAGCAAGAACTCCAG GTCGGGCGAGGATCTCGTGGTGATGTAACCATCTTGCCAACAGTGGTCATTAACAATGTTCAGTATCGAG GAAAATTGGAGAGAAGTGCTGTGCTGAAAGCCATATGTGCTGGATTCAAAGAGACCACTGATCCTCCAGTTTGTTTAAGTGGAG ATATTGAGACTAATGAGTGCGCTCATGAACACAATGGTGGCTGTTGGCGGGACACACGCTCTAATGTAACTGCTTGTAAG GACACATTTAGAGGAAGAGTCTGCGAGTGCCCGGTGGTAAATGGCGTTCAATATCAAGGAGATGGTTACACATCTTGTACAC CTTTTGGATCTGCAAGATGCTCAATATATAATGGAGGTTGCTGGTCAGAAGTTAGAGATGGATTGACCTTCTCGGCTTGCTCA GAGTCTGATCTACATGGCTGTCGCTGCCCACTTGGCTTTCATGGGGATGGTCAGAAATGCGAAG ATGTTGATGAATGCAAGGAACACAGTCGTTGTCGGTGTAATGGTTGCAGCTGCAGAAACACTTGGGGTAGTTATGAATGCAAGTGTAAGGGGGACCTTCTGTATATAAAGGAGCAAGATGCTTGTATTG AAAGAAATAGATCACGATTTGGATGGTTTCCATCCTTCTTGGTCCTTGCAGCTTTGGCGGCAGCTTGTATAGCTGgttatatattctataaatataggCTACGG TCTTACATGGACACAGAGATCATGGCTATCATGTCACAATACATGCCACTAGACAACCAGCATGATAATCAAGTCCAAACTGATCAAGCCGAACCTTTACGACGAGGCTCGGTGTAA
- the LOC121264138 gene encoding vacuolar-sorting receptor 6-like — protein MMAAMEKKTCMAFLVKLLTALVLVLISVLENHEVGARFVVEKSSITVLSPMNMHSKRDGAIGNFGVPDYGGYLAGSLVYPEKGSNGCEAFEGDKPFKSKSCRPNVLLLDRGGCYFALKVWNGQQAGAAAVLVADSVDEPLITMDSPEESNDSDGYIEKIGIPSALIEKSFGESLKEGLKKKEDIIIRIDWREAVPHPDERVEYEFWTNTNDECGARCDEQMDFVRNFRGHAQILEKGGYTLFTPHYITWYCPLAFIHSSQCKSQCINNGRYCAPDPEKDFGEGYQGKDVVLENLRQLCVHRVAKESNRPWVWWDYATDFHIRCSMKEKRYSKDCAENVIEALGLPIEKIRRCIGDPEADMENEVLRTEQELQVGRGSRGDVTILPTVVINNVQYRGKLERSAVLKAICAGFKETTDPPVCLSGDIETNECAHEHNGGCWRDTLSNVTACKDTFRGRVCKCPVVNGVQYQGDGYTSCTPFGSARCSINNGGCWSEVRDGLAFSACSESDLHGCRCPHGFHGDGQKCEDVDECKERSHCQCNGCSCRNTWGGYECKCKGDLLYIKEQDACIERNRSRFGWFPTFLVLAALAAACIAGYIFYKYRLRSYMDTEIMAIMSQYMPLDNQHNNQVQTDQAEPLRQGSV, from the exons ATGATGGCGGCCATGGAGAAGAAAACTTGCATGGCTTTTCTCGTGAAGCTGCTGACAGCTTTGGTTTTGGTATTAATATCAGTTCTTGAGAATCATGAAGTGGGTGCAAGGTTTGTGGTGGAGAAGAGTAGCATTACTGTTCTATCTCCCATGAACATGCATTCAAAGCGCGACGGCGCCATAGGGAACTTTGGAGTTCCAGATTATGGAGGCTATCTGGCGGGCTCTCTGGTCTATCCCGAGAAAGGCTCCAACGGGTGCGAGGCCTTTGAGGGTGATAAGCCTTTCAAGTCCAAATCCTGTCGCCCCAATGTTCTTCTTCTTGACCGAGGAG GATGCTACTTTGCCTTGAAAGTATGGAATGGACAACAGGCAGGAGCTGCAGCTGTTTTAGTGGCTGACAGCGTTGACGAGCCTCTAATTACCATGGATTCTCCCGAGGAAAGCAATGATTCAGATGGGTACATAGAGAAGATTGGAATTCCATCAGCTTTGATAGAGAAGTCTTTTGGCGAAAGCTTGAAGGAAGgtctgaaaaaaaaagaggacatTATAATAAGAATAGACTGGAGAGAGGCTGTGCCCCATCCAGATGAGAGGGTTGAGTATGAGTTTTGGACGAACACTAACGACGAATGTGGGGCTCGCTGCGACGAGCAGATGGATTTTGTGAGGAATTTCAGGGGCCACGCTCAGATTCTTGAGAAGGGGGGTTACACCCTTTTCACACCACACTACATAACTTGGTACTGCCCGCTCGCATTCATCCATAGCAGTCAATGCAAATCTCAGTGCATAAACAATGGAAGATACTGTGCTCCAGACCCAGAGAAAGATTTTGGAGAGGGATATCAAGGGAAAGATGTGGTCCTTGAGAACTTGAGGCAGCTCTGTGTGCATAGAGTCGCCAAGGAGAGCAACCGGCCATGGGTTTGGTGGGATTATGCTACAGATTTCCATATTAGGTGTTCCATGAAGGAGAAGAGATATAGCAAAGATTGTGCTGAGAATGTCATTGAAGCACTTG GTCTTCCCATCGAGAAGATTAGAAGGTGCATCGGTGACCCTGAAGCAGATATGGAAAATGAAGTCCTAAGAACTGAGCAAGAACTCCAG GTTGGGCGAGGATCTCGTGGTGATGTAACCATCTTGCCAACAGTGGTCATTAACAATGTTCAGTATCGAG GAAAATTGGAGAGAAGTGCTGTGCTGAAAGCCATATGTGCTGGATTTAAAGAGACCACTGATCCTCCAGTTTGTTTAAGTGGAG ATATTGAGACTAATGAGTGCGCTCATGAACACAATGGTGGCTGTTGGCGGGACACACTCTCTAATGTAACTGCTTGTAAG GACACATTTAGAGGAAGAGTCTGCAAGTGCCCTGTGGTAAATGGCGTTCAATATCAAGGAGATGGTTACACATCTTGTACAC CTTTTGGATCTGCAAGATGCTCAATAAATAATGGAGGTTGCTGGTCTGAAGTTAGAGATGGATTGGCCTTCTCAGCTTGCTCA GAGTCTGATCTCCATGGCTGTCGCTGCCCACATGGCTTTCATGGGGATGGTCAGAAATGCGAAG ATGTTGATGAATGCAAGGAACGCAGTCATTGTCAGTGTAATGGTTGCAGCTGCAGAAACACTTGGGGTGGTTATGAATGCAAGTGTAAGGGGGACCTTCTGTATATAAAGGAGCAAGATGCTTGTATTG AAAGAAATAGATCACGATTTGGATGGTTTCCAACCTTCTTGGTCCTTGCAGCTTTGGCGGCAGCTTGTATAGCTGgttatatattctataaatataggCTACGG TCTTACATGGACACAGAGATCATGGCTATCATGTCACAATACATGCCACTAGACAACCAGCATAATAATCAAGTCCAAACTGATCAAGCCGAACCTTTACGACAAGGCTCGGTGTAA